One genomic region from Dehalobacter restrictus DSM 9455 encodes:
- a CDS encoding YdcF family protein, translated as MMLKRFFKVIIIAGLLWFLSHTILITIDGLANNLGQCDVGIVLGNKVELDGTPSQRLQGRLDKAAELYKDKYFQYIIVSGGTGKEGFDEAKVMKNYLVKAGIPENVIIEDSHGVDTFMTAKNSKVIMDRNNFQSAMVITQYYHITRTTLAMHKVGINKVYSAHATTFELRDLYSLTREFIGYYMYLLIK; from the coding sequence ATGATGCTGAAGAGGTTTTTTAAAGTAATAATAATTGCCGGTCTATTATGGTTTCTATCACATACTATTTTGATCACGATTGATGGATTAGCCAATAACCTGGGTCAGTGTGATGTTGGGATCGTTTTAGGAAATAAGGTTGAATTGGATGGAACTCCGTCACAAAGATTGCAGGGTAGATTAGATAAAGCCGCAGAACTCTATAAAGACAAATATTTTCAATATATCATTGTCAGTGGGGGCACAGGTAAGGAAGGGTTTGACGAAGCCAAAGTAATGAAAAATTACCTGGTAAAAGCAGGAATACCTGAAAATGTGATCATTGAAGACAGCCATGGTGTTGATACATTTATGACCGCTAAGAATTCTAAGGTTATTATGGATCGGAATAATTTTCAAAGTGCAATGGTTATTACCCAGTACTACCATATAACCAGAACGACATTAGCAATGCACAAGGTTGGTATTAACAAGGTTTATTCTGCTCATGCAACAACCTTTGAACTACGTGATTTATACTCCTTAACAAGAGAATTTATTGGATATTATATGTATCTTCTAATAAAGTAG
- a CDS encoding DUF3102 domain-containing protein produces the protein MDANNINDINDIIERTPDIIAAEITMIKEQAKKYMLVSAIEIGRRLLEAKEKIPYGKYGLWLENAVQYTERTAYHLMRIAEEYGPELHGIPDSSAAASGISAKTEPFAKMGYTQAIILLGLPAEERAEFITQFDLENMSVRELQQAVNDRKQALAEKEALQKESGAQKSAISQLSNELGQAKKEATDNLQAVWAEQGNVLKLQRKLDVLENGNAAAKRIAEIELESKILKLNLSMTQADARFDLIAKGFDDLFIAIKEMAAADPNAFKFYLIQTNQFILKTSAKLKRIERAVLAAPKVPATPEAPTP, from the coding sequence ATGGATGCCAATAATATAAACGATATAAACGATATAATCGAAAGGACGCCGGACATTATCGCCGCTGAAATAACCATGATCAAAGAACAGGCCAAAAAATACATGTTAGTCAGCGCCATTGAAATAGGCCGACGCCTTTTGGAGGCCAAAGAAAAGATCCCTTATGGTAAATATGGTTTATGGCTGGAGAACGCCGTGCAGTATACCGAGCGCACAGCCTATCATCTTATGCGCATAGCGGAAGAATACGGTCCTGAGCTGCACGGCATCCCCGACTCAAGCGCCGCCGCCTCCGGCATCAGCGCGAAAACAGAGCCGTTTGCCAAGATGGGTTATACCCAGGCAATCATTCTCCTGGGGCTTCCGGCGGAGGAACGCGCGGAGTTCATTACCCAATTTGATCTTGAGAATATGTCCGTCCGCGAGCTGCAGCAGGCGGTCAATGACAGGAAACAGGCCCTCGCTGAGAAAGAGGCGCTGCAGAAAGAGAGTGGTGCCCAAAAGAGCGCCATCTCCCAATTATCCAATGAGCTTGGCCAGGCGAAAAAAGAAGCCACGGATAACCTGCAAGCCGTATGGGCCGAGCAGGGAAATGTTTTGAAGCTGCAGCGGAAGCTTGACGTACTTGAAAATGGAAATGCAGCAGCCAAGCGCATCGCCGAGATAGAACTTGAAAGCAAGATCTTAAAGCTCAACCTGTCCATGACCCAGGCAGACGCCCGCTTCGATCTGATAGCCAAAGGATTCGACGATCTGTTTATCGCCATCAAAGAAATGGCCGCAGCGGACCCGAATGCTTTCAAGTTTTATTTAATTCAGACCAACCAGTTTATATTAAAAACATCGGCGAAATTAAAGCGAATTGAGAGAGCTGTTCTCGCCGCTCCCAAAGTTCCGGCAACTCCTGAAGCTCCCACCCCATGA
- a CDS encoding MFS transporter — MSTVNVPKTIDQSKMNRFFVIVAVLAFLGLLFDGYAQGVYSTSLPSLIQDTGIEPTVFGLIGSYTLYGMIAGGIIFGMLADKIGNKKVFMLAIGFYAMFTGLMGTATTVWQFSLYQVLTGMGAAGIAPVTFAMLAEYSPLKNRIQLINTTTLGMPLGRMLSTLAGMAILPSFGWRPMFLIGFIPLILIVFCIFYLPESMQKLIKDDKREKIQKILKLVAPEYTPSIDEQYETEIRPSDKGSFLSLFRNGMAVNTILYWLIMALCMFIIYGLVTWLPKMMMGAGYNLGSSLTFFFTFILGSIPGILLSGPLANKIGLKNTLSLYAAVPALVVLLLMLKLDTILVSIVLFVLGAGMYGLLGLIFTFISVSYPLAFRGTGLGWANAVGRFGGSFAPMTGGILIAQEASLITNFIVFATVPFLLIVICVVVSQLIAKKAASPINRE; from the coding sequence TTGAGTACTGTAAATGTTCCAAAAACCATCGACCAAAGCAAAATGAATAGATTTTTTGTTATCGTGGCGGTATTAGCTTTCTTGGGTCTATTATTTGATGGATACGCTCAGGGGGTTTACAGTACTTCCCTTCCTTCGCTGATTCAAGATACTGGTATTGAGCCAACAGTTTTTGGCCTAATTGGTAGTTATACACTATATGGAATGATTGCCGGCGGAATAATATTTGGAATGTTAGCTGATAAAATAGGTAATAAAAAAGTATTCATGTTAGCTATTGGCTTTTACGCGATGTTCACAGGTCTGATGGGAACTGCAACAACAGTATGGCAGTTTTCTTTATACCAAGTTTTAACAGGAATGGGTGCTGCCGGAATTGCCCCAGTTACCTTTGCTATGCTTGCTGAATATAGTCCTTTAAAAAATCGTATTCAATTGATTAACACGACGACTCTGGGAATGCCGCTTGGAAGAATGTTGAGCACTTTGGCAGGTATGGCTATTTTGCCATCGTTTGGGTGGAGACCAATGTTTCTGATTGGTTTTATTCCCCTGATTTTAATTGTTTTTTGTATTTTTTACTTACCTGAATCTATGCAAAAATTAATAAAAGACGATAAAAGAGAAAAAATTCAAAAGATCTTAAAATTAGTTGCCCCTGAATACACTCCTAGCATAGACGAGCAATACGAAACAGAAATCCGACCTTCCGACAAAGGATCATTCCTAAGTCTATTTAGAAATGGCATGGCTGTGAATACTATTTTATATTGGTTAATCATGGCACTATGTATGTTTATCATTTACGGCTTAGTAACATGGCTGCCTAAAATGATGATGGGTGCAGGATATAACTTAGGATCCAGTCTCACGTTCTTTTTCACTTTCATCCTCGGGTCAATACCTGGTATCCTTCTATCGGGTCCGTTAGCCAATAAAATTGGACTTAAAAATACACTATCCTTATATGCAGCGGTTCCTGCCCTTGTTGTTCTGCTTTTGATGCTGAAACTAGATACAATTCTGGTATCAATTGTTCTGTTTGTCCTTGGAGCTGGTATGTATGGGTTATTGGGATTGATCTTTACATTCATATCAGTCAGCTATCCACTTGCCTTTCGTGGGACCGGATTAGGATGGGCTAATGCAGTGGGGCGTTTCGGCGGATCTTTCGCACCGATGACTGGAGGGATATTGATAGCCCAAGAGGCGTCTTTGATAACGAACTTTATCGTATTCGCAACGGTACCGTTTCTTTTGATAGTGATCTGTGTTGTAGTTTCTCAACTAATCGCTAAGAAAGCTGCATCCCCCATTAATAGGGAATAG
- a CDS encoding ArsB/NhaD family transporter: MYTDAEKTKEKDEGGLSAMEFTPAMTLSVIIFAAAYLLIVTEKIDRVIIALGGGVLMALTGLLDHENPYEAIDFNTLALLISMMVIVMITQRTGVFEFLAIKVVKLAKGEPWKVLVYLSFITAIASAFLDNVTTILLILPITLDVTKDLKIKPIPFVISQIFASNIGGTATLIGDPPNIMIGTKTGLSFMDFVINVAPIIVPILFVTIGAFLLVYKKYLHTKEENKKKVLLLNEYEAIKDKKLLTKCLIVLGLTILGFILHSVLNYPSSVVAMTGAVLLLLISGVNPERVFKEVEWKTIFFFAGLFMLVGGLERAGVLEVLAKSIVQQTNGDMFLLGMAVLWVSAIASAFVDNIPFTATMIPLIQEVGVLTGMDITPLWWALSLGACLGGNGTIIGASANVVASGMAEEAGYKITFGQYFKVCFPIMLITVAISTVYLVLRYLI; encoded by the coding sequence ATGTATACCGATGCAGAAAAGACGAAGGAAAAAGACGAAGGAGGCCTTTCAGCAATGGAATTCACACCTGCCATGACACTGTCTGTCATTATCTTTGCAGCTGCCTATCTGCTCATCGTTACTGAAAAGATCGACAGAGTGATCATCGCGCTCGGCGGCGGCGTTCTGATGGCGCTTACGGGGCTATTAGACCATGAAAATCCTTACGAAGCCATCGACTTTAATACACTTGCCCTGCTGATCAGCATGATGGTGATCGTTATGATCACCCAGCGCACCGGTGTGTTCGAATTTCTGGCCATTAAAGTTGTCAAGCTGGCCAAAGGAGAACCCTGGAAAGTGTTGGTGTACCTTTCCTTCATTACAGCGATTGCTTCAGCCTTTCTGGACAATGTAACCACAATTCTGTTGATTCTCCCGATCACGCTGGATGTCACAAAAGACCTTAAGATAAAGCCCATCCCGTTCGTCATCAGCCAGATCTTTGCTTCGAATATCGGCGGCACGGCGACCCTGATCGGCGATCCGCCAAATATCATGATCGGGACGAAAACAGGCTTAAGCTTTATGGATTTTGTTATTAATGTTGCGCCAATCATTGTTCCTATCCTGTTCGTCACCATTGGAGCATTTCTGCTGGTCTATAAAAAATATCTCCATACAAAAGAAGAGAATAAAAAAAAGGTCCTGCTGCTCAACGAATATGAAGCAATCAAGGATAAAAAGCTCCTTACTAAATGCCTAATCGTACTGGGCCTGACCATCCTGGGCTTTATCTTGCATAGCGTTTTAAATTATCCGTCTTCGGTCGTAGCCATGACCGGAGCAGTCCTTCTTCTGCTGATTTCCGGAGTCAACCCGGAGAGAGTATTTAAAGAAGTCGAGTGGAAAACGATCTTCTTCTTTGCCGGTCTTTTTATGCTGGTGGGCGGTCTGGAACGGGCCGGAGTTTTGGAGGTGCTTGCGAAAAGTATTGTTCAGCAAACCAACGGTGATATGTTTTTACTCGGAATGGCCGTTCTCTGGGTTTCCGCGATCGCTTCGGCCTTTGTTGACAACATCCCGTTTACCGCGACCATGATCCCGCTGATTCAGGAAGTCGGCGTGCTGACCGGAATGGATATTACACCGTTATGGTGGGCGCTCTCACTGGGGGCCTGTCTGGGCGGAAACGGCACCATTATCGGGGCAAGCGCCAATGTCGTGGCTTCCGGTATGGCCGAGGAAGCGGGATACAAAATAACCTTCGGCCAGTACTTTAAAGTCTGCTTCCCCATAATGCTGATCACCGTCGCCATCAGTACGGTTTACCTTGTTCTGCGCTATTTGATTTAG
- a CDS encoding CBS domain-containing protein, giving the protein MDGESAMIIILSHQFLDFDALAAMAAAQKLCPEAVLVIDGKYSSYVQEFLSLAKEQLPYYRFKDIDVDKVEKIILVDTQEIERSIGNKKLMDRLRTIPIEIIDHHPVVEPDGQNQIIEMVGACTTILVEQIQQRGINLTSFDATLMALGIYDDTGSLLFANTTPRDLLAAAYLVEEGAELAVMAEYLQRPLTSEQKDLFQQLLDNGVIEKYNEMPVFISYAESREYFSGLALLAHRIGEFENAEIFFLVVKMEDRVYLVGRARGGSSLPLNEIVQAFGGGGHEKAASAVIKNGNIDSIIRLLREEIKLRAEKPTTIRDIMSYPVKTVFPDTSIEEVGKMLLKYGHTGLPVVQDEKLVGIISRRDVDKALKHGLQHAPVKGFMTRDVITVQPDLSWEEVQKLMVLHDIGRIPVVENEILTGIVSRSDVMRLIYGSVVPTLNELARDRSIARREEILRHIAGLPQYIQDDLAVIREAASEMGNQVYLVGGFVRDLLMNMPNNDLDIVVEGNGIELGRILSKKLTCDKLVLHASFGTASLIFCNGTHLDIASTRREDYDFPGALPVVEESTLREDLLRRDFTINAMALCLNEDSFGDIIDYYGGFRDLQQKEIRFLHNLSFIDDPTRMLRAIKFAVRYEFKLAKVTADAMPIALKEDVFAKISAERFTEELILIYKEAKFQRMGRELIRNGIFKAWFKADYAWNFEEAESVGEQRSLTERWLISLKNLDSNEISAVLDRLTLPKSLKRITLEYLRLKQALKLEDLTDLKNLDELLAGVPLLLFNILGSDDAYTDPLKKYRLLREGIQMKTTGKDLRQSGVREGPEIGSILKQIRLAWLEGKIRTPDEEKRYLEILLEKNDRADCIDNKPI; this is encoded by the coding sequence ATGGATGGAGAATCAGCGATGATCATTATCCTATCACATCAATTTCTTGATTTTGATGCGCTTGCAGCGATGGCCGCAGCCCAAAAGCTATGTCCGGAAGCCGTATTGGTAATCGACGGCAAATACAGTTCTTATGTACAGGAATTTTTATCGCTGGCCAAAGAACAATTGCCCTACTACCGCTTCAAAGATATTGACGTGGACAAGGTAGAAAAGATCATTCTCGTGGATACACAGGAAATCGAACGGTCCATCGGCAATAAAAAGCTTATGGACAGGCTTCGGACCATCCCAATTGAGATCATTGACCATCATCCTGTCGTCGAACCGGATGGTCAGAACCAGATTATTGAAATGGTCGGAGCCTGTACGACGATTCTGGTCGAACAGATTCAGCAAAGAGGCATAAACCTGACCAGTTTCGATGCGACGTTAATGGCTCTGGGAATTTATGATGACACCGGAAGCCTGCTTTTTGCAAACACAACACCGAGGGATCTGCTGGCAGCCGCCTATCTTGTGGAAGAAGGGGCTGAGCTTGCCGTTATGGCGGAGTATCTGCAGAGACCGCTTACCTCGGAGCAAAAGGACTTATTCCAGCAGTTACTGGATAACGGCGTGATCGAAAAATATAATGAAATGCCGGTTTTTATCTCTTATGCCGAAAGCAGGGAGTATTTTTCAGGGCTGGCTTTGCTTGCTCACCGGATCGGTGAATTTGAGAATGCGGAGATCTTTTTCCTCGTCGTGAAGATGGAAGACCGGGTCTATCTTGTCGGCAGAGCAAGAGGAGGCAGCAGCCTGCCACTCAATGAAATTGTTCAGGCTTTTGGCGGCGGAGGCCATGAAAAAGCCGCTTCAGCCGTAATCAAAAATGGCAATATAGACAGCATCATCAGGCTGTTACGAGAAGAGATCAAGCTGAGGGCAGAGAAACCAACGACGATACGCGACATCATGAGTTATCCTGTTAAAACGGTTTTCCCGGATACCTCGATCGAAGAGGTAGGCAAGATGCTTCTAAAGTACGGGCATACCGGTCTGCCTGTTGTCCAGGATGAAAAACTTGTCGGGATTATCTCGCGCAGGGACGTGGACAAGGCCTTGAAACACGGGCTGCAGCACGCTCCGGTGAAGGGGTTTATGACCCGGGACGTGATCACGGTCCAGCCGGATTTAAGTTGGGAAGAAGTCCAGAAGCTGATGGTTTTACATGATATCGGCAGAATCCCGGTGGTGGAAAACGAGATCCTTACCGGCATTGTGTCGAGATCCGATGTGATGCGGCTCATTTATGGCAGCGTCGTACCGACCTTAAATGAGCTTGCCAGAGACAGAAGCATAGCCAGACGGGAAGAAATCCTGCGGCATATTGCAGGGCTTCCCCAGTACATTCAGGATGATCTGGCGGTAATTCGGGAAGCCGCTTCGGAAATGGGGAACCAGGTCTATCTGGTTGGCGGTTTTGTCAGGGATTTACTAATGAATATGCCGAACAATGATCTGGATATTGTTGTCGAAGGCAACGGGATTGAGCTGGGCAGGATTCTGAGTAAAAAACTGACTTGCGACAAATTGGTCTTGCATGCGTCCTTTGGCACAGCCAGTCTGATTTTCTGCAACGGCACACATTTGGACATTGCTTCAACCCGCCGGGAGGATTATGATTTTCCCGGAGCTTTGCCGGTTGTGGAGGAGTCAACCCTCAGAGAGGATTTGCTCCGGAGAGATTTCACCATTAATGCCATGGCTTTATGTTTGAACGAAGACAGCTTTGGCGATATCATTGATTATTATGGCGGTTTTCGTGACCTGCAGCAAAAGGAAATTCGTTTCTTGCATAACCTCAGCTTTATTGACGATCCTACCCGGATGCTCAGAGCGATAAAGTTTGCAGTTCGGTATGAGTTCAAGCTTGCCAAGGTGACGGCGGATGCGATGCCAATCGCCTTAAAAGAGGACGTTTTTGCCAAAATCAGTGCGGAACGCTTTACGGAAGAACTGATCCTGATCTATAAGGAAGCCAAGTTTCAGCGCATGGGCCGCGAATTAATACGGAACGGTATTTTCAAAGCCTGGTTTAAAGCAGATTATGCCTGGAATTTTGAGGAGGCGGAGTCCGTCGGTGAGCAAAGGTCATTGACCGAACGATGGCTCATCAGCCTGAAAAATCTGGACAGTAATGAGATTTCCGCTGTTTTGGACAGACTGACCTTACCTAAATCTCTCAAAAGGATTACGCTGGAATACCTGCGGCTGAAGCAAGCCTTGAAACTGGAAGATCTTACCGATCTAAAAAACCTTGATGAATTACTTGCAGGAGTTCCGTTATTGTTGTTTAATATTCTTGGCAGTGATGATGCCTATACGGACCCTCTGAAAAAATACCGTTTGCTGCGCGAGGGAATCCAAATGAAAACAACCGGAAAAGATCTGCGGCAATCAGGCGTCAGGGAAGGACCGGAAATCGGCAGCATCCTGAAACAAATTCGGCTGGCCTGGCTCGAAGGAAAAATCCGGACTCCGGATGAAGAAAAAAGGTATCTCGAAATCCTGCTCGAAAAGAATGATAGAGCTGATTGCATAGATAATAAACCAATATAA
- the trpS gene encoding tryptophan--tRNA ligase yields MRNRIFSGMRPTGSLHIGHLSVLQNWAALQDEYECYFGIVDWHALTTGYEDKLDLKALIREMALDWLSVGIDPEKSAVFIQSQVKEHAELHLLFSMFTPISWLERVPTYKDQLQQLGNEGKDLHTYGFLGYPLLQAADILVYKAKAVPVGEDQIPHIELCREVGRRFNYLYGNVFPEPQALIGKVPLLPGVDGRKMSKSYNNAISLTASTEEINIRVKQMITDPERLRKDDPGHPEVCVVSKFHHIYTPDVKRVEEECCAGKIGCVACKKYLAENIDKVLAPYRERRLFWDEDGKVEKVLQEGAEKARITAAATMAEVRSALGI; encoded by the coding sequence TTGAGAAACAGAATTTTTAGCGGTATGCGGCCGACAGGCTCGCTGCACATAGGACATTTAAGCGTTCTGCAGAACTGGGCTGCGCTCCAGGATGAATATGAATGCTATTTTGGCATTGTCGACTGGCATGCGCTGACCACTGGTTATGAAGATAAGCTTGACCTTAAGGCTTTAATCAGAGAAATGGCTCTGGACTGGCTGAGTGTCGGAATAGATCCTGAAAAGAGCGCCGTGTTCATTCAATCCCAGGTCAAAGAACATGCGGAACTTCACCTTTTGTTCTCCATGTTTACGCCGATTTCGTGGCTGGAAAGAGTGCCGACGTATAAGGATCAGCTCCAGCAGCTCGGAAATGAAGGCAAAGACCTGCATACGTATGGTTTTCTAGGTTATCCTTTACTGCAGGCGGCGGATATTCTCGTCTACAAGGCCAAAGCCGTCCCGGTAGGAGAAGACCAAATCCCGCATATCGAACTTTGCAGGGAAGTCGGACGCCGTTTTAATTACCTGTATGGGAACGTTTTTCCCGAACCGCAGGCCCTTATCGGCAAAGTGCCGCTGCTGCCGGGTGTCGACGGCCGAAAAATGAGCAAAAGCTATAACAACGCAATCTCGCTTACAGCCTCAACGGAAGAAATCAATATCAGGGTCAAACAGATGATCACGGATCCCGAGCGCCTCCGCAAGGACGACCCGGGACATCCGGAAGTCTGTGTGGTTTCCAAGTTTCACCATATTTATACGCCGGATGTAAAGCGGGTCGAAGAAGAATGCTGCGCCGGCAAAATCGGCTGCGTCGCCTGTAAGAAGTATCTGGCTGAAAACATCGATAAAGTGCTTGCCCCCTATCGGGAAAGAAGATTATTCTGGGATGAAGACGGCAAGGTTGAAAAAGTACTGCAGGAGGGCGCCGAAAAAGCCAGGATTACCGCTGCAGCAACCATGGCGGAAGTCCGGTCAGCGCTGGGGATCTGA
- a CDS encoding segregation and condensation protein A, with the protein MDDALKRAPYVEIPNFQGPLDLLLHLIQEHKVDIYDIPIALIADQFIATVRRLEALDMEVTSEFLVLAAHLLYLKSRQLLPKPQKTEEELLLEEEMKQDLVERLVTYRAFKNIASFLSSRDETLGSRYFREIDLEEILSRIPPPNPLQGIVMEDLFKAFQAVLERVEKGEDIQYVQVEEIPVEMMTSDIMRRMILHPKGLKFSQLLRYGSRVEIVVAFIALLELLKEGKVRAEQSKEANEIFLVPTEKAWDFRNEESG; encoded by the coding sequence ATGGATGATGCTCTAAAACGTGCCCCCTATGTTGAAATCCCAAATTTTCAAGGCCCTTTGGATTTACTCCTTCATCTGATCCAGGAGCATAAAGTTGATATTTATGATATTCCGATCGCGCTCATTGCCGATCAATTCATCGCTACTGTCCGCAGATTAGAAGCGCTGGATATGGAAGTGACTTCGGAATTTCTGGTGCTGGCGGCCCATCTGTTGTATCTGAAATCACGGCAGCTGCTACCAAAACCGCAAAAGACCGAAGAGGAACTGCTGCTGGAAGAAGAGATGAAACAAGACCTTGTGGAAAGGCTTGTCACCTACAGGGCTTTTAAAAACATTGCCTCGTTTTTGAGTTCGAGGGACGAAACACTGGGCAGCAGGTATTTCCGGGAAATCGATCTTGAAGAGATCCTTTCCAGAATCCCGCCGCCGAACCCTTTGCAGGGCATTGTCATGGAGGATTTGTTCAAGGCGTTCCAAGCTGTTCTGGAGCGGGTTGAAAAAGGTGAGGATATCCAGTATGTGCAGGTCGAAGAAATCCCTGTGGAGATGATGACGAGCGACATCATGCGCAGAATGATCCTACATCCCAAAGGGCTGAAGTTCAGTCAGCTTCTAAGATACGGATCGAGGGTAGAAATTGTGGTAGCCTTTATCGCTTTGCTTGAGCTGCTCAAAGAAGGAAAGGTCAGGGCGGAGCAAAGCAAGGAGGCCAATGAAATATTTTTGGTTCCAACCGAAAAAGCTTGGGACTTTCGAAATGAGGAATCGGGATGA
- the scpB gene encoding SMC-Scp complex subunit ScpB: MMLFQDTEIAALEALLFVAKEPLSMTKIAEILEIPADHVPEFLQALKDRYEDPASGLVLIELEQGFRLGTKPELAGYIEVLYKHPSQILSNAALEVLSIIAYKQPITRGEIDFIRGVQSDRALATLVERGLVKDLGRKDGPGRPILYGTTEDFLIHFGLKSIQDLPPLEHTAEEEEEA; encoded by the coding sequence ATGATGCTGTTTCAGGATACGGAAATTGCTGCCCTGGAAGCTTTGCTTTTTGTGGCCAAGGAACCGCTGAGCATGACGAAAATTGCAGAGATACTGGAGATACCGGCCGATCATGTGCCTGAATTTCTGCAGGCACTAAAAGACAGATATGAAGATCCCGCGAGCGGTTTGGTGCTTATTGAGCTGGAACAGGGTTTCCGGCTCGGAACGAAGCCTGAACTTGCCGGTTACATCGAAGTCTTGTACAAACATCCTTCTCAGATACTATCGAATGCAGCGTTGGAAGTCCTGTCGATTATTGCTTACAAACAGCCGATTACCCGCGGCGAAATTGATTTCATCCGCGGCGTCCAATCCGACCGGGCGCTGGCTACGCTGGTTGAAAGAGGGCTGGTCAAAGACTTGGGACGGAAGGATGGTCCGGGACGGCCGATCCTTTACGGGACAACCGAAGATTTTCTTATCCACTTTGGCCTGAAATCTATTCAGGATCTCCCGCCGCTGGAGCATACGGCAGAAGAGGAAGAGGAAGCTTAA
- a CDS encoding diaminopimelate decarboxylase family protein yields the protein MSNKSLPFSSQEIERIAQEYGTPFHIYDEKAIRENVRRLQAAFAWNPGFKEYFAVKATPNPYILKILAEEGTGADCSSLPELILAEKAGLKGENIVFSSNDTPAAEFCKARDLGAIINLDDITHIDFLDREAGIPEMISFRYNPGPLREGNTIIGKPEDAKYGLTREQLFEAYAKVRSLGAKRLGIHTMVISNELDPEFFVETARMMFELAVELKEKLGIRIEIINLGGGIGIPYRLGQDPVNLEYVGKRIKQVYEQLLVPAGLDPLKVAMECGRMITGPYGYVVARVLHKKEIYKNYIGLDASMADLMRPGIYGAYHHITVVGKEQLIPDHQYDVTGGLCENNDKFAVDRILPKMDIGDLVVIHDTGAHGHAMGFNYNGKLRSKELLLKTDGRVEMIRRAETIEDYFATLDFDGLN from the coding sequence ATGTCGAATAAATCATTGCCTTTTTCCAGTCAGGAAATTGAAAGAATTGCCCAGGAGTATGGAACGCCTTTTCATATTTACGATGAAAAAGCAATTCGGGAGAACGTACGCAGGCTTCAGGCTGCCTTTGCCTGGAATCCAGGATTTAAGGAGTATTTTGCGGTAAAAGCAACACCAAATCCGTATATTTTAAAAATTCTGGCCGAAGAGGGAACAGGCGCAGACTGCAGTTCTCTTCCAGAACTTATTTTGGCCGAGAAGGCCGGGTTGAAAGGAGAAAACATCGTATTCTCCTCAAATGATACGCCGGCAGCCGAATTCTGCAAGGCCAGGGACCTCGGAGCGATCATCAATCTGGACGATATCACCCATATCGATTTTCTGGACAGAGAAGCCGGAATCCCTGAAATGATCTCTTTCCGCTATAACCCCGGTCCGCTGCGCGAGGGCAATACGATTATCGGAAAACCCGAAGATGCCAAATACGGACTGACAAGAGAGCAGCTTTTTGAAGCGTATGCCAAAGTGAGAAGTCTCGGTGCCAAAAGATTAGGTATTCATACCATGGTAATTTCCAATGAACTTGATCCGGAGTTTTTTGTCGAGACGGCCCGGATGATGTTTGAACTGGCGGTGGAACTGAAAGAAAAGCTCGGTATCCGGATTGAGATCATTAACCTTGGCGGTGGGATCGGAATTCCGTACCGGCTGGGTCAGGATCCTGTAAATCTGGAATATGTCGGGAAACGGATCAAACAGGTTTACGAACAACTGCTTGTTCCGGCAGGACTGGACCCGTTGAAGGTCGCCATGGAGTGCGGACGGATGATTACAGGACCTTACGGTTATGTGGTCGCCAGAGTGCTTCATAAAAAAGAAATCTACAAGAACTACATCGGACTCGATGCCAGCATGGCTGATCTGATGCGTCCGGGGATTTACGGGGCTTATCATCATATCACGGTTGTTGGGAAAGAACAGTTGATACCGGACCATCAGTATGATGTGACCGGAGGGCTTTGTGAGAACAACGATAAATTTGCGGTAGACAGGATTTTGCCCAAAATGGATATCGGAGATCTTGTGGTGATTCATGATACGGGTGCCCATGGACATGCCATGGGATTCAATTATAACGGCAAGCTCAGGTCAAAAGAACTTCTTCTGAAAACTGACGGCCGGGTTGAGATGATCAGAAGAGCCGAAACCATTGAGGATTATTTTGCGACGCTGGATTTTGACGGGCTCAATTAG